A stretch of Fundulus heteroclitus isolate FHET01 unplaced genomic scaffold, MU-UCD_Fhet_4.1 scaffold_66, whole genome shotgun sequence DNA encodes these proteins:
- the LOC105937835 gene encoding zinc-binding protein A33, giving the protein MFDPRPAQRINTFISGMAARFRNARSLSGQVFPCSEGHLCDVCANHKQRTEECKERGKTPEKTRACVEHLIQERLLKIEQLKQSVKLSKQDAGTATTAIAENCSSLINSVQKSLDHFKDVIEQKQKETEKQAEGFIKQLEEEISELMAERSEMMQPAQTKEHSYLLQNTQPMKDWTRVTVQSSCDVTVRTAAAKLERISKEMKELSSRVELEKVRLYGVDVTLDPNTANPYLVLSDDGKRVSCGDAEQVLPDRPERLSSFGVLGRQSFSSGRFYYEVKVKGKTKWDLGVVRESVNRKGENTICPENGYWVVWLRNGHYRALTSPSEPLSLMSKPQKVGVFVDYEEGLVSFYDAEAAHLLFSFTACDFSEKLHPYFSPCPSDDGQNSAPLIISSISQTLD; this is encoded by the coding sequence ATGTTTGACCCCAGACCAGCTCAGCGGATCAACACCTTTATATCTGGGATGGCTGCTCGCTTCAGGAATGCCAGGAGCTTGTCAGGACAAGTATTTCCCTGCTCAGAAGGGCATCTGTGTGATGTCTGCGCCAACCACAAGCAGAGGACAGAAGAGTGTAAAGAAAGGGGGAAGACGCCAGAGAAGACCAGAGCTTGTGTTGAGCATTTGATCCAGGAGAGATTACTGAAGATTGAGCAGCTTAAACAGTCGGTGAAGCTCAGCAAGCAGGACGCAGGCACGGCCACGACAGCCATCGCTGAGAATTGTTCCAGTCTGATCAATTCTGTACAGAAAAGTTTGGACCATTTTAAGGACGTGattgaacagaaacagaaagaaacagaaaaacaggcaGAAGGTTTCATAAAGCAGCTGGAAGAGGAGATCTCCGAGCTGATGGCAGAACGGTCAGAGATGATGCAGCCGGCACAAACCAAAGAGCATTCATATCTTCTCCAAAACACCCAACCAATGAAGGACTGGACCAGGGTCACGGTCCAGTCCTCCTGCGACGTGACGGTGAGGACAGCTGCTGCTAAGCTGGAGAGAATCAGCAAAGAGATGAAGGAGCTGTCCAGTCGGGTCGAGCTTGAGAAAGTCCGGCTGTACGGGGTGGATGTGACTCTGGATCCAAATACGGCAAATCCCTACCTGGTCCTGTCTGATGATGGGAAAAGAGTAAGCTGCGGTGACGCTGAACAGGTTCTCCCAGACAGGCCAGAGAGACTGTCCTCCTTTGGAGTCTTGGGAAGGCAGAGCTTCTCCTCAGGAAGGTTTTACTACGAGGTGAAAGTTAAAGGGAAAACTAAATGGGACTTAGGAGTGGTCCGAGAGTCCGTCAACCGGAAAGGGGAGAACACAATTTGCCCTGAAAACGGCTACTGGGTTGTATGGTTAAGAAACGGTCATTACAGAGCCCTTACTAGCCCCTCTGAGCCTCTGTCTCTGATGTCAAAGCCCCAAAAGGTGGGGGTGTTTGTAGATTACGAGGAAGGTCTGGTTTCCTTTTATGATGCTGAAGCAGCACACCTCCTCTTCTCTTTCACTGCATGTGACTTCAGTGAGAAACTCCATCCGTACTTCAGTCCCTGTCCAAGTGACGATGGACAAAACTCAGCCCCTCTGATCATCTCCAGCATCAGTCAGACATTAGACTGA